A genomic stretch from Echeneis naucrates chromosome 6, fEcheNa1.1, whole genome shotgun sequence includes:
- the LOC115045267 gene encoding glycoprotein endo-alpha-1,2-mannosidase-like protein: protein MARLRRKACIALFLFTLFVFGTMMGLRTLKPSDGFSDLAPGLELLPMIGGKVNRSPRDATASPDQARPGGGNTKVVLSNSGPEGTIFYDIHIFYYIWYGTPLMDGKYIHWDHILVPHWDPKIASSYPRGRHMPPEDIGSSFYPELNPYSSRDPDVLESHMEQIGASAAGVLVLSWYPPGLADDNGEPAEDLVPAVLDAAYRHNLKVAFHIQPYRGRNDQTVHDNIKYIIDRYGDHGAFYKFTTGTGKSLPLFYIYDSYLTPPESWSEFLTPTGSHSVRSSAYDSIFIALIVEERHKHDILAGGFDGMYTYFASNGFSFGSSHQNWKAIKAFCDGNNLLFIPSVGPGYIDTSIRPWNNHNTRNRVNGRYYETALQAALNIRPEIVTITSFNEWHEGTQIERAMPKKTVTRVYLDYQPHGPNHYLELTRRWAEEFNKEKEQWLM, encoded by the exons ATGGCCCGGCTGCGGAGGAAGGCGTGCATCGCTCTGTTTCTCTTTACCTTGTTCGTCTTTGGGACCATGATGGGACTGAGGACCCTGAAGCCCAGTGACGGTTTCTCAGATCTGGCTCCGGGCTTGGAGCTCCTGCCGATGATCGGGGGGAAGGTGAACCGGAGCCCCCGCGATGCAACCGCGTCCCCGGATCAGGCTCGTCCGGGCGGCGGCAACACCAAAGTAGTTCTGTCCAACTCCGGTCCCGAGGGGACCATATTTTACGACATTCATATTTTCTACTACATCTGGTACGGCACCCCGCTTATGGACGGCAAGTACATTCACTGGGACCACATCCTGGTGCCGCATTGGGACCCCAAAATCGCGTCCAGCTACCCGAGAGGGAGACACATGCCGCCCGAGGACATCGGCTCCAGTTTCTACCCTGAGCTCAACCCGTACAGCTCCAGGGACCCGGACGTGTTGGAGTCCCACATGGAGCAGATCGGAGCCTCTGCGGCAG GGGttctggtcctgtcctggtaTCCTCCCGGCCTCGCTGACGACAACGGGGAACCCGCTGAGGATTTGGTACCAGCTGTTTTGGATGCTGCATACAGACACAACCTGAAG GTTGCATTTCACATCCAACCATACAGAGGACGCAACGACCAGACTGTGCATGACAACATCAAGTATATCATTGACAG GTACGGTGACCACGGAGCCTTCTACAAGTTCACCACTGGCACAGGGAAGAGTCTTCCTCTGTTTTACATCTACGACTCCTACCTAACTCCCCcagagtcctggtctgagttTCTGACTCCCACCGGCTCCCACAGTGTGCGCAGCTCAGCTTATGACTCCATCTTCATCGCCTTGATTGTGGAGGAACGCCACAAGCACGATATCCTCGCAGGTGGCTTCGACGGCATGTACACTTACTTTGCCTCCAACGGCTTCTCCTTTGGCTCCTCTCATCAGAACTGGAAGGCCATCAAAGCCTTCTGTGACGGCAACAATCTCCTCTTCATCCCCAGCGTGGGGCCTGGTTACATAGACACCAGCATCCGGCCGTGGAACAACCACAACACGCGCAACAGAGTTAACGGCCGTTACTATGAGACGGCCCTGCAGGCTGCTCTCAACATCAGGCCGGAGATCGTCACCATCACATCTTTTAATGAATGGCACGAGGGGACGCAGATAGAGAGGGCCATGCCAAAGAAAACAGTGACCCGTGTATACTTGGACTATCAGCCGCATGGACCCAATCACTACTTGGAGCTGACCCGCCGCTGGGCGGAGGAGTTTAACAAGGAGAAGGAGCAGTGGCTCATGTGA